A section of the Gallus gallus isolate bGalGal1 chromosome 4, bGalGal1.mat.broiler.GRCg7b, whole genome shotgun sequence genome encodes:
- the N4BP2 gene encoding NEDD4-binding protein 2 isoform X1, whose protein sequence is MPRRRKIGGSPSRNTGAAAVVPQGDPSLSMSQPAYSVSKEELFNSMSEMFSDLDPSVVYMVLSECDFKVENAMDYLLELSTHAEEAASSKVSDFESVASSLAFVNQRRSVPNQRMWESTAKRCNSEEEKEKVLSPDTLLTEELDSLIENAFQRCSLSDKLANSANDQIVCERDGFKEFPEWEESHLGRDVLLSPQQIATNNEVLENCCSQLPVSQLNIQTSSPAASDTFAQALGDSDLSKIHVHHDIASEAYKQSNGEMSCGNSDQAQHTVSDHKSATTASGESSQRTLKLGVAIAEEPNSQCLQQHRELMTACYSHNASLPEAYVSLEKSSLKTPKPKDFQQSEQSYSLNLSTPSCRTQQHWNLMAPAFYPSSGSHSFVTPVAVSPGQWRPVSDYRTLEKGLVFSSPVVPNAWDSSPSLKVWENQDRNSKLNLSQAQQPPVCHMMRKKMHLIGQVLVLLRGVPGSGKSYLARMILEDNPSGVILSTDDYFYKCGKYRYDADCLGEAHDWNRKRAKEAFEMKISPIIIDNTNIQAWEMKPYVTLAQQFKYKVMFREPDTWWKFKPKELERRNVHGVSKEKIKRMLEQYERCLTVNSILDSSVPEKSEVAAWDEDPCQEESHREREAHSDKKENKPFASDLEPLNLPEDDKPLSSSSLTSESNCAPESYQKEEKEMENNSVEHNTGSNTVQDDLDVHLSSYVEKELPLEKKEEKGERMEEITETEKDETDMITNEETVCLHRGGAEKHSNDNVLKVQTETEQNSEIGTESDSTERSNTVEPSSSTMEASGKPELLNFLGDWPVQQTMGQRVKRTRRLDRSSLKSDREGKTPSQLPELGKEQAGLPDTCTIVNGQEGENTTSSCFSVSSDKVVPDLQMVGHWPVSLEQRQQRSRRMRKTSLSQSDEGRNTEGDINRSALDTVDVLRGTPVDTVEQDVKELHFPQPEMVGSETVAKKKTQQNKRTRKHHKLALTFTNNNLPHSKEEEQLSVPDSVEEKQDACSCKQINSHSQTESHDFALLWRLENKMLFPQTVKVLHGRLDGFKPKDVDDASGSQEKIPYRVMYDKSTFVEESELIDIDETEKLNMLCKLFDSFSIEAVKDLYERCNKDINWATGLLLDSDEKLHKDVNTEWFQVKEAEPVADFDFKENTNYDENLEDCTHTEQITGASDVSDPSEDKNSSVSTEESRAAKTVVTGAGVSDSSNAILLNDLEELKNSSDTAPRGYAGSSAAGVNEQCISGMQKVESVSPVEEVMNKVSVSQVDVDLYVPVALSHALETTSNSKLSNESDSNSSESNAENAKGMPLLLEVNDVPLVDSRNDEELDTDRENLGSSREISGKEESGTLLRNEDEIKIQSPSPVSSAAFDIDSLELTLPPELALQLKEIFGPVGIDAGSLTAEDCVVHIDLNLAKVIHEKWKESILKRRRRDESWKLSAEGSTLIQQIDMNDPKMLLSQNADNKMQKKGMSWVSSSSNEMQTKKAATSEVFPFMDHWNARTQKVSLRQIISEEIAMQEKEDLKRVPSMARKDCAAKLKEKQLFEMFPTINQNFLMDIFKDNNYSLEQTEQFLNCVLEADPVKTVIAQESVQRNEIVSSYSAAKSREKVARKAKEEDDVLSEIFQEYEYPQYDDFRAEAFHHQQKRQECLKKAGEAYHMGMKPVAAFYAHQGRLHEQKMKEANHAAAAQIFEKVNTSLLPLNVLDLHGLHVDEAVNQLSRVLQEKSNEYQQSGGKPYLCVITGRGSHSQGGVARIKPAAIRYLTSHNFRFSEIKPGCLKVMLN, encoded by the exons ATGCCACGGAGAAGGAAAATTGGTGGGAGTCCTTCTCGGAAtactggagctgctgctgttgtacCCCAGGGGGACCCAAGCCTCTCAATGTCACAACCAGCCTACAGTGTCAGTAAGGAAGAGCTCTTCAACAGCatgtcagaaatgttttctgactTAGATCCCAGTGTGGTTTATATGGTTCTCTCCGAATGTGATTTTAAAG TAGAAAATGCTATGGATTATCTGTTAGAGCTGTCCACTCATGCTGAAGAAGCAGCATCTTCAAAAGTCTCAGATTTTGAATCAGTGGCGTCGTCATTAGCTTTTGTTAATCAGCGGAGATCTGTTCCAAATCAAAGAATGTGGGAAAGTACTGCAAAACGCTGtaattctgaagaagaaaaagaaaaggtcttATCACCTGACACACTGCTGACTGAAGAACTGGATTCCTTaatagaaaatgcttttcagagaTGCAGCTTGAGTGACAAATTGGCTAATTCTGCAAATGACCAAATCGTATGTGAACGTGATGGCTTTAAGGAATTTCCGGAGTGGGAAGAATCACATTTGGGTCGCGATGTTCTACTTTCTCCACAGCAAATAGCGACAAATAATGAGGTTTTGGAAAACTGCTGTTCTCAACTACCAGTGAGTCAGCTGAACATCCAGACAAGCTCACCAGCTGCATCGGACACTTTTGCACAAGCATTAGGAGATTCCGATTTGTCAAAAATACATGTTCACCATGATATAGCTTCAGAAGCCTATAAACAATCAAATGGAGAAATGTCATGTGGAAATTCTGATCAGGCACAGCATACTGTTTCAGATCATAAAAGTGCAACTACTGCTTCTGGCGAATCTTCCCAAAGGACTCTGAAACTTGGAGTAGCTATCGCTGAAGAACCTAATTCACAGTGCCTGCAACAGCACAGAGAGTTAATGACTGCCTGTTACAGCCACAACGCTTCTCTTCCAGAAGCCTATGTCTCTCTTGAAAAATCCAGTCTCAAAACACCAAAACCTAAGGATTTTCAGCAATCTGAGCAGAGTTATAGCTTAAATCTTTCTACACCATCATGTCGGACTCAACAACATTGGAACCTTATGGCTCCTGCATTTTATCCATCCAGTGGAAGTCACAGCTTTGTAACTCCAGTGGCTGTCAGTCCAGGACAGTGGAGACCTGTTTCAGACTATAGGACATTGGAAAAAGgacttgttttttcttctccagtggTTCCAAATGCCTGGGATAGCAGCCCTTCTCTGAAGGTATGGGAAAATCAAGATAGAAACTCAAAATTGAACCTCTCGCAAGCACAGCAGCCACCTGTTTGTCACATGATGAGAAAAAAGATGCACCTTATAGGTCAAGTACTTGTTCTTCTCAGAGGTGTTCCGGGATCAGGAAAATCATATTTGGCAAG GATGATACTGGAGGATAACCCAAGTGGAGTTATTCTTAGTACTGATGACTACTTTTATAAATGTGGAAAATACCGTTATGATGCAGATTGCTTAGGGGAAGCACACGACTGGAACAGGAAACGAG CCAAAgaagcatttgaaatgaaaatctctCCTATAATCATAGACAACACAAACATACAAGCGTGGGAGATGAAGCCTTATGTTACTCTG gCTCAGCAGTTCAAATACAAAGTCATGTTTCGAGAGCCAGACACATGGTGGAAGTTTAAACCAAAAGAACTTGAAAG GCGGAATGTACATGGGGTATctaaagaaaagataaagagaaTGTTGGAGCAGTATGAACGTTGCCTTACTGTTAACTCGATCTTGGATTCTTCTGTCccagaaaaatcagaagttgCTGCTTGGGATGAGGATCCTTGTCAGGAGGAAAGCCATAG AGAAAGGGAGGCACATTctgataaaaaggaaaacaaaccttttGCTTCTGATTTGGAGCCTCTTAATTTACCTGAAGATGATAAAcctctttccagttcttctctAACTTCGGAAAGTAATTGTGCTCCTGAAAGTtatcagaaagaggaaaaagaaatggaaaataactcAGTGGAACACAATACTGGGAGCAACACTGTTCAAGATGACTTGGATGTTCATTTGTCAAGTTACGTAGAGAAAGAGCTGCCcttggagaaaaaagaagaaaaaggagaaagaatggaagaaattaCCGAAACAGAAAAGGATGAGACTGATATGATCACAAATGAAGAAACTGTATGCTTGCATAGAGGAGGAGCTGAAAAACACAGTAATGACAATGTTCTCAAAGTTCAGACtgaaactgaacaaaacagtgaaatagGTACGGAGTCAGATTCGACAGAAAGAAGTAACACAGTAGAACCAAGCAGCTCAACTATGGAGGCATCAGGAAAACCAGAGCTGCTGAACTTCCTGGGTGACTGGCCTGTACAACAAACAATGGGACAGAGAGTCAAAAGAACTAGAAGGCTAGACAGATCTTCCCTGAAGAGTGACAGGGAAGGTAAAACTCCTAGTCAGCTTCCTGAGTTAGGTAAAGAGCAAGCTGGTCTACCCGATACCTGTACCATTGTAAATGGCCAGGAGGGAGAAAATACAACCTCTAGTTGTTTCTCTGTTAGTTCAGATAAAGTTGTGCCAGACCTGCAAATGGTGGGACATTGGCCAGTATCGTTAGAACAGCGACAACAAAGGTCAAGGAGAATGAGAAAGACGAGTCTAAGTCAGTCTGATGAAGGTAGAAACACTGAAGGTGATATTAATAGAAGTGCTCTTGACACTGTGGATGTGCTTCGTGGAACACCTGTGGACACTGTAGAACAGGATGTGAAGGAGTTGCATTTTCCCCAACCTGAAATGGTAGGTAGTGAAACAGTCGCtaagaaaaaaacccagcaaaataAGCGAACAAGGAAACATCACAAATTAGCCCTCACTTTTACAAACAATAATTTGCCCCACTCCAAAGAAGAGGAACAGTTGTCTGTGCCTGATTCTGTAGAAGAGAAACAAGATGCATGCTCGTGTAAACAGATAAATAGCCATTCACAAACCGAATCTCATGATTTTGCTCTCCTGTGgagattagaaaataaaatgctttttcctcagACTGTCAAAGTATTGCATGGCAGACTGGATGGCTTCAAACCCAAAGATGTGGATGATGCCTCAGGTTCTCAGGAAAAAATACCTTATCGAGTTATGTATGATAAAAGTACATTTGTGGAAGAAAGTGAACTTATCGATATTGATGAGACTGAAAAGCTAAATATGCTGTGTAAACTCTTTGATTCATTTTCAATTGAAGCTGTGAAAGATCTGTACGAAAGATGTAACAAAGACATAAACTGGGCCACCGGTCTACTCTTAGACTCTGATGAAAAGTTACACAAAGATGTTAATACTGAATGGTTTCAAGTAAAAGAAGCTGAGCCTGTTGCAGACTTTGATTTCAAGGAAAATACCAACTATGATGAGAATCTTGAAGattgcacacacacagagcaaatCACTGGGGCCAGCGATGTTTCTGATCCTTCAGAAGACAAGAACTCATCAGTCAGCACTGAGGAAAGTAGAGCTGCCAAGACAGTTGTGACAGGTGCTGGTGTGTCTGACTCATCTAATGCTATCTTGTTGAACGATTTGGAGGAACTGAAAAATTCCAGTGATACAGCTCCTAGAGGCtatgcaggcagctcagcagcaggtgTCAATGAGCAGTGCATTTCTGGAATGCAGAAGGTAGAGTCTGTGAGTCCTGTTGAAGAAGTGATGAATAAGGTATCGGTCTCACAAGTTGATGTAGATTTATACGTACCCGTAGCTTTATCTCATGCTCTTGAAACAACCAGCAATTCGAAATTAAGTAATGAAAGTGACAGTAACTCTTCAGAAAGCAATGCGGAGAATGCCAAAGGGATGCCTTTGTTACTGGAAGTGAACGATGTACCTCTGGTAGATTCTAGGAATGATGAAGAACTGGATACTGATAGAGAAAATCTGGGGAGTTCCAGGGAGATCAGTGGTAAAGAGGAAAGTGGAACTTTGCTCAGGAATGAAGATGAGATCAAGATACAAAGCCCTTCACCAGTATCGTCTGCAGCCTTTGATATAGATAGCCTAGAACTAACTTTACCTCCTGAACTGGCTCTCCAGttgaaagaaatatttgggCCTGTTGGCATTGATGCAG GATCACTAACTGCTGAGGATTGTGTGGTTCATATTGATCTGAATTTGGCAAAAGTGATccatgaaaaatggaaagaatctATTCTG aAGCGTCGGAGGAGAGATGAATCATGGAAGTTGTCTGCAGAAG GTTCTACATTGATTCAGCAGATAGATAtgaatgaccccaaaatgctGTTATCTCAAAATGCTGAcaataaaatgcagaagaagGGAATGAGCTGGGTTTCAAGCTCATCTAACGAAATGCAGActaaaaaagcagcaacatcagaagtttttccttttatggATCACTGGAATGCTCGAACTCAGAAAGTTTCCCTCAGACAAATAATATCTGAAGAAATAGCCATGCAGGAGAAAGAGGACCTG AAACGTGTTCCTTCTATGGCTAGAAAAGATTGTGCTGCTAAACTGAAGGAGAAGCAACTTTTTGAGATGTTTCCAACTATTAATCAAAATTTCTTAATGGATATCTTCAAGGACAATAA CTATTCTTTAGAGCAGACCGAACAATTTCTGAACTGTGTTCTGGAGGCAGATCCTGTAAAAACAGTTATAGCTCAAGAAAGTGTTCAGCGAAATGAAATTGTTTCTTCATACAGTGCTGCAAAGAGCCGGGAGAAGgtg GCAAGAAAAGCTAAGGAAGAGGATGACGTTTTGagtgaaatatttcaagaataTGAGTATCCACAGTATGATGACTTCAGAGCAGAAGCTTTTCATCACCAACAAAAGAGGCAGGAGTGCTTGAAAAAGGCTGGGGAGGCCTATCACATGGGAATGAAGCCTGTGGCAGCATTTTATGCACATCAG GGTCGCCTTCACGAGCAGAAGATGAAGGAAGCCaaccatgctgctgctgcacaaatCTTTGAAAAAGTAAATACTTCCTTGCTGCCTCTGAATGTGTTGGATCTGCATGGTCTCCATGTGGATGAAGCTGTGAATCAATTGTCCAGagtgctgcaggaaaaaagcaaCG
- the N4BP2 gene encoding NEDD4-binding protein 2 isoform X2: MPRRRKIGGSPSRNTGAAAVVPQGDPSLSMSQPAYSVSKEELFNSMSEMFSDLDPSVVYMVLSECDFKVENAMDYLLELSTHAEEAASSKVSDFESVASSLAFVNQRRSVPNQRMWESTAKRCNSEEEKEKVLSPDTLLTEELDSLIENAFQRCSLSDKLANSANDQIVCERDGFKEFPEWEESHLGRDVLLSPQQIATNNEVLENCCSQLPVSQLNIQTSSPAASDTFAQALGDSDLSKIHVHHDIASEAYKQSNGEMSCGNSDQAQHTVSDHKSATTASGESSQRTLKLGVAIAEEPNSQCLQQHRELMTACYSHNASLPEAYVSLEKSSLKTPKPKDFQQSEQSYSLNLSTPSCRTQQHWNLMAPAFYPSSGSHSFVTPVAVSPGQWRPVSDYRTLEKGLVFSSPVVPNAWDSSPSLKVWENQDRNSKLNLSQAQQPPVCHMMRKKMHLIGQVLVLLRGVPGSGKSYLARMILEDNPSGVILSTDDYFYKCGKYRYDADCLGEAHDWNRKRAKEAFEMKISPIIIDNTNIQAWEMKPYVTLAQQFKYKVMFREPDTWWKFKPKELERRNVHGVSKEKIKRMLEQYERCLTVNSILDSSVPEKSEVAAWDEDPCQEESHREREAHSDKKENKPFASDLEPLNLPEDDKPLSSSSLTSESNCAPESYQKEEKEMENNSVEHNTGSNTVQDDLDVHLSSYVEKELPLEKKEEKGERMEEITETEKDETDMITNEETVCLHRGGAEKHSNDNVLKVQTETEQNSEIGTESDSTERSNTVEPSSSTMEASGKPELLNFLGDWPVQQTMGQRVKRTRRLDRSSLKSDREGKTPSQLPELGKEQAGLPDTCTIVNGQEGENTTSSCFSVSSDKVVPDLQMVGHWPVSLEQRQQRSRRMRKTSLSQSDEGRNTEGDINRSALDTVDVLRGTPVDTVEQDVKELHFPQPEMVGSETVAKKKTQQNKRTRKHHKLALTFTNNNLPHSKEEEQLSVPDSVEEKQDACSCKQINSHSQTESHDFALLWRLENKMLFPQTVKVLHGRLDGFKPKDVDDASGSQEKIPYRVMYDKSTFVEESELIDIDETEKLNMLCKLFDSFSIEAVKDLYERCNKDINWATGLLLDSDEKLHKDVNTEWFQVKEAEPVADFDFKENTNYDENLEDCTHTEQITGASDVSDPSEDKNSSVSTEESRAAKTVVTGAGVSDSSNAILLNDLEELKNSSDTAPRGYAGSSAAGVNEQCISGMQKVESVSPVEEVMNKVSVSQVDVDLYVPVALSHALETTSNSKLSNESDSNSSESNAENAKGMPLLLEVNDVPLVDSRNDEELDTDRENLGSSREISGKEESGTLLRNEDEIKIQSPSPVSSAAFDIDSLELTLPPELALQLKEIFGPVGIDAGSLTAEDCVVHIDLNLAKVIHEKWKESILKRRRRDESWKLSAEGSTLIQQIDMNDPKMLLSQNADNKMQKKGMSWVSSSSNEMQTKKAATSEVFPFMDHWNARTQKVSLRQIISEEIAMQEKEDLKRVPSMARKDCAAKLKEKQLFEMFPTINQNFLMDIFKDNNYSLEQTEQFLNCVLEADPVKTVIAQESVQRNEIVSSYSAAKSREKARKAKEEDDVLSEIFQEYEYPQYDDFRAEAFHHQQKRQECLKKAGEAYHMGMKPVAAFYAHQGRLHEQKMKEANHAAAAQIFEKVNTSLLPLNVLDLHGLHVDEAVNQLSRVLQEKSNEYQQSGGKPYLCVITGRGSHSQGGVARIKPAAIRYLTSHNFRFSEIKPGCLKVMLN; encoded by the exons ATGCCACGGAGAAGGAAAATTGGTGGGAGTCCTTCTCGGAAtactggagctgctgctgttgtacCCCAGGGGGACCCAAGCCTCTCAATGTCACAACCAGCCTACAGTGTCAGTAAGGAAGAGCTCTTCAACAGCatgtcagaaatgttttctgactTAGATCCCAGTGTGGTTTATATGGTTCTCTCCGAATGTGATTTTAAAG TAGAAAATGCTATGGATTATCTGTTAGAGCTGTCCACTCATGCTGAAGAAGCAGCATCTTCAAAAGTCTCAGATTTTGAATCAGTGGCGTCGTCATTAGCTTTTGTTAATCAGCGGAGATCTGTTCCAAATCAAAGAATGTGGGAAAGTACTGCAAAACGCTGtaattctgaagaagaaaaagaaaaggtcttATCACCTGACACACTGCTGACTGAAGAACTGGATTCCTTaatagaaaatgcttttcagagaTGCAGCTTGAGTGACAAATTGGCTAATTCTGCAAATGACCAAATCGTATGTGAACGTGATGGCTTTAAGGAATTTCCGGAGTGGGAAGAATCACATTTGGGTCGCGATGTTCTACTTTCTCCACAGCAAATAGCGACAAATAATGAGGTTTTGGAAAACTGCTGTTCTCAACTACCAGTGAGTCAGCTGAACATCCAGACAAGCTCACCAGCTGCATCGGACACTTTTGCACAAGCATTAGGAGATTCCGATTTGTCAAAAATACATGTTCACCATGATATAGCTTCAGAAGCCTATAAACAATCAAATGGAGAAATGTCATGTGGAAATTCTGATCAGGCACAGCATACTGTTTCAGATCATAAAAGTGCAACTACTGCTTCTGGCGAATCTTCCCAAAGGACTCTGAAACTTGGAGTAGCTATCGCTGAAGAACCTAATTCACAGTGCCTGCAACAGCACAGAGAGTTAATGACTGCCTGTTACAGCCACAACGCTTCTCTTCCAGAAGCCTATGTCTCTCTTGAAAAATCCAGTCTCAAAACACCAAAACCTAAGGATTTTCAGCAATCTGAGCAGAGTTATAGCTTAAATCTTTCTACACCATCATGTCGGACTCAACAACATTGGAACCTTATGGCTCCTGCATTTTATCCATCCAGTGGAAGTCACAGCTTTGTAACTCCAGTGGCTGTCAGTCCAGGACAGTGGAGACCTGTTTCAGACTATAGGACATTGGAAAAAGgacttgttttttcttctccagtggTTCCAAATGCCTGGGATAGCAGCCCTTCTCTGAAGGTATGGGAAAATCAAGATAGAAACTCAAAATTGAACCTCTCGCAAGCACAGCAGCCACCTGTTTGTCACATGATGAGAAAAAAGATGCACCTTATAGGTCAAGTACTTGTTCTTCTCAGAGGTGTTCCGGGATCAGGAAAATCATATTTGGCAAG GATGATACTGGAGGATAACCCAAGTGGAGTTATTCTTAGTACTGATGACTACTTTTATAAATGTGGAAAATACCGTTATGATGCAGATTGCTTAGGGGAAGCACACGACTGGAACAGGAAACGAG CCAAAgaagcatttgaaatgaaaatctctCCTATAATCATAGACAACACAAACATACAAGCGTGGGAGATGAAGCCTTATGTTACTCTG gCTCAGCAGTTCAAATACAAAGTCATGTTTCGAGAGCCAGACACATGGTGGAAGTTTAAACCAAAAGAACTTGAAAG GCGGAATGTACATGGGGTATctaaagaaaagataaagagaaTGTTGGAGCAGTATGAACGTTGCCTTACTGTTAACTCGATCTTGGATTCTTCTGTCccagaaaaatcagaagttgCTGCTTGGGATGAGGATCCTTGTCAGGAGGAAAGCCATAG AGAAAGGGAGGCACATTctgataaaaaggaaaacaaaccttttGCTTCTGATTTGGAGCCTCTTAATTTACCTGAAGATGATAAAcctctttccagttcttctctAACTTCGGAAAGTAATTGTGCTCCTGAAAGTtatcagaaagaggaaaaagaaatggaaaataactcAGTGGAACACAATACTGGGAGCAACACTGTTCAAGATGACTTGGATGTTCATTTGTCAAGTTACGTAGAGAAAGAGCTGCCcttggagaaaaaagaagaaaaaggagaaagaatggaagaaattaCCGAAACAGAAAAGGATGAGACTGATATGATCACAAATGAAGAAACTGTATGCTTGCATAGAGGAGGAGCTGAAAAACACAGTAATGACAATGTTCTCAAAGTTCAGACtgaaactgaacaaaacagtgaaatagGTACGGAGTCAGATTCGACAGAAAGAAGTAACACAGTAGAACCAAGCAGCTCAACTATGGAGGCATCAGGAAAACCAGAGCTGCTGAACTTCCTGGGTGACTGGCCTGTACAACAAACAATGGGACAGAGAGTCAAAAGAACTAGAAGGCTAGACAGATCTTCCCTGAAGAGTGACAGGGAAGGTAAAACTCCTAGTCAGCTTCCTGAGTTAGGTAAAGAGCAAGCTGGTCTACCCGATACCTGTACCATTGTAAATGGCCAGGAGGGAGAAAATACAACCTCTAGTTGTTTCTCTGTTAGTTCAGATAAAGTTGTGCCAGACCTGCAAATGGTGGGACATTGGCCAGTATCGTTAGAACAGCGACAACAAAGGTCAAGGAGAATGAGAAAGACGAGTCTAAGTCAGTCTGATGAAGGTAGAAACACTGAAGGTGATATTAATAGAAGTGCTCTTGACACTGTGGATGTGCTTCGTGGAACACCTGTGGACACTGTAGAACAGGATGTGAAGGAGTTGCATTTTCCCCAACCTGAAATGGTAGGTAGTGAAACAGTCGCtaagaaaaaaacccagcaaaataAGCGAACAAGGAAACATCACAAATTAGCCCTCACTTTTACAAACAATAATTTGCCCCACTCCAAAGAAGAGGAACAGTTGTCTGTGCCTGATTCTGTAGAAGAGAAACAAGATGCATGCTCGTGTAAACAGATAAATAGCCATTCACAAACCGAATCTCATGATTTTGCTCTCCTGTGgagattagaaaataaaatgctttttcctcagACTGTCAAAGTATTGCATGGCAGACTGGATGGCTTCAAACCCAAAGATGTGGATGATGCCTCAGGTTCTCAGGAAAAAATACCTTATCGAGTTATGTATGATAAAAGTACATTTGTGGAAGAAAGTGAACTTATCGATATTGATGAGACTGAAAAGCTAAATATGCTGTGTAAACTCTTTGATTCATTTTCAATTGAAGCTGTGAAAGATCTGTACGAAAGATGTAACAAAGACATAAACTGGGCCACCGGTCTACTCTTAGACTCTGATGAAAAGTTACACAAAGATGTTAATACTGAATGGTTTCAAGTAAAAGAAGCTGAGCCTGTTGCAGACTTTGATTTCAAGGAAAATACCAACTATGATGAGAATCTTGAAGattgcacacacacagagcaaatCACTGGGGCCAGCGATGTTTCTGATCCTTCAGAAGACAAGAACTCATCAGTCAGCACTGAGGAAAGTAGAGCTGCCAAGACAGTTGTGACAGGTGCTGGTGTGTCTGACTCATCTAATGCTATCTTGTTGAACGATTTGGAGGAACTGAAAAATTCCAGTGATACAGCTCCTAGAGGCtatgcaggcagctcagcagcaggtgTCAATGAGCAGTGCATTTCTGGAATGCAGAAGGTAGAGTCTGTGAGTCCTGTTGAAGAAGTGATGAATAAGGTATCGGTCTCACAAGTTGATGTAGATTTATACGTACCCGTAGCTTTATCTCATGCTCTTGAAACAACCAGCAATTCGAAATTAAGTAATGAAAGTGACAGTAACTCTTCAGAAAGCAATGCGGAGAATGCCAAAGGGATGCCTTTGTTACTGGAAGTGAACGATGTACCTCTGGTAGATTCTAGGAATGATGAAGAACTGGATACTGATAGAGAAAATCTGGGGAGTTCCAGGGAGATCAGTGGTAAAGAGGAAAGTGGAACTTTGCTCAGGAATGAAGATGAGATCAAGATACAAAGCCCTTCACCAGTATCGTCTGCAGCCTTTGATATAGATAGCCTAGAACTAACTTTACCTCCTGAACTGGCTCTCCAGttgaaagaaatatttgggCCTGTTGGCATTGATGCAG GATCACTAACTGCTGAGGATTGTGTGGTTCATATTGATCTGAATTTGGCAAAAGTGATccatgaaaaatggaaagaatctATTCTG aAGCGTCGGAGGAGAGATGAATCATGGAAGTTGTCTGCAGAAG GTTCTACATTGATTCAGCAGATAGATAtgaatgaccccaaaatgctGTTATCTCAAAATGCTGAcaataaaatgcagaagaagGGAATGAGCTGGGTTTCAAGCTCATCTAACGAAATGCAGActaaaaaagcagcaacatcagaagtttttccttttatggATCACTGGAATGCTCGAACTCAGAAAGTTTCCCTCAGACAAATAATATCTGAAGAAATAGCCATGCAGGAGAAAGAGGACCTG AAACGTGTTCCTTCTATGGCTAGAAAAGATTGTGCTGCTAAACTGAAGGAGAAGCAACTTTTTGAGATGTTTCCAACTATTAATCAAAATTTCTTAATGGATATCTTCAAGGACAATAA CTATTCTTTAGAGCAGACCGAACAATTTCTGAACTGTGTTCTGGAGGCAGATCCTGTAAAAACAGTTATAGCTCAAGAAAGTGTTCAGCGAAATGAAATTGTTTCTTCATACAGTGCTGCAAAGAGCCGGGAGAAG GCAAGAAAAGCTAAGGAAGAGGATGACGTTTTGagtgaaatatttcaagaataTGAGTATCCACAGTATGATGACTTCAGAGCAGAAGCTTTTCATCACCAACAAAAGAGGCAGGAGTGCTTGAAAAAGGCTGGGGAGGCCTATCACATGGGAATGAAGCCTGTGGCAGCATTTTATGCACATCAG GGTCGCCTTCACGAGCAGAAGATGAAGGAAGCCaaccatgctgctgctgcacaaatCTTTGAAAAAGTAAATACTTCCTTGCTGCCTCTGAATGTGTTGGATCTGCATGGTCTCCATGTGGATGAAGCTGTGAATCAATTGTCCAGagtgctgcaggaaaaaagcaaCG